In a genomic window of Drosophila takahashii strain IR98-3 E-12201 chromosome 3L, DtakHiC1v2, whole genome shotgun sequence:
- the LOC108059317 gene encoding cytochrome c oxidase assembly protein COX18, mitochondrial, producing MAALLLLRACRRPAIAGAYNYTYPGTATANHRQASTEAAATASEQLANAGGLVGFWQTLSNSTPVAHMQDVLIKIHDYSGLPWWASIVLSTFLFRSVVTLPLTIYQHKITARIEKIALEMPAIVEELKKEAAMAKQKFKWSDQQTQIVYRRSIKKQWQNLIVRDNCHPMKTMIVLWGQIPLWIFQSVALRNLVYMLPDPLSIQAQIVTTEMTIGGFGWIPNLTVVDSSYILPVTLGLINLAIIEVQAMSRTRPPTRLQGIANNVFRGLSVVMVPVACTVPSALCVYWVASSSFGLAQNLLMLSPEIRRSVGIPKTQTELSQPYDLLWLKIQQRLRLVERPPADKPAAK from the exons atggcaGCTTTGCTGCTTTTGCGCGCCTGCAGAAGGCCAGCAATAGCTGGCGCCTATAACTACACCTACCCAGGAACAGCGACTGCCAACCACCGCCAGGCGTCCACAGAAGCGGCGGCCACTGCAAGTGAACAATTGGCAAATGCCGGTGGTTTGGTGGGCTTCTGGCAGACTTTGTCCAATAGCACGCCGGTGGCCCACATGCAGGATGTCCTCATCAAGATCCACGACTACAGCGGCCTGCCCTGGTGGGCATCCATTGTGCTGTCCACATTCCTCTTCCGCAGCGTCGTCACCCTGCCACTGACCATTTACCAGCACAAGATCACCGCCAGGATCGAGAAAATAGCCCTGGAGATGCCCGCCATAGTAGAGGAGCTGAAAAAAGAGGCGGCCATGGCCAAGCAGAAGTTCAAGTGGAGCGACCAGCAGACGCAGATCGTTTACCGGCGTTCG ATCAAGAAGCAGTGGCAGAACCTGATAGTCCGGGACAACTGCCATCCCATGAAGACCATGATTGTGCTCTGGGGTCAGATTCCCCTGTGGATCTTCCAGTCGGTTGCTCTCCGCAATTTAGTGTACATGCTGCCGGATCCCCTGTCCATTCAGGCTCAAATCGTGACCACCGAAATGACCATTGGCGGTTTTGGTTGGATACCCAACCTCACAGTGGTGGATAGCTCCTACATCCTGCCCGTAACGCTGGGACTCATCAATTTGGCCATCATCGAGGTGCAGGCCATGTCCCGGACGCGTCCTCCCACTCGTTTGCAGGGCATAGCCAACAATGTGTTCCGCGGCCTAAGTGTTGTGATGGTGCCAGTTGCCTGCACCGTTCCCTCAGCCTTATGTGTTTACTGGGTAGCGTCCAGCAGCTTTGGCCTTGCTCAAAATCTGCTCATGCTCTCACCGGAAATCCGACGATCTGTGGGAATTCCCAAAACGCAAACGGAACTCAGCCAGCCGTACGATTTGCTCTGGCTGAAAATACAGCAGAGGCTAAGACTCGTCGAAAGGCCACCGGCTGATAAGCCGGCAGCCAAATGA
- the LOC108059324 gene encoding F-box only protein 33: MSFSQRQPEWHTVPAVALNHIFDYLDAPDRKSAASVCYSWRLSFFQKRYFRNFRFQLDVARDDQLAFFHRSMANLARELIVVFDFQNAFHIQKMRRLLYKVARCDNIQKLRFQTHNVGLVAIGNMHSDHLVAIEQCFVEPLKLFLSRKRQPCQLLDLGAIEALSYYGHDFLKAMGKPQELLQLTLASIKYDPSHYPILSLDATLLQKCAALQVLSLDYDTLSDELLHTIQVLPLRKLLIAVHGLDSEEHPDVSETAWSLFSDHFSSIELVLTLVYAYEAIELLQHRVLRRNMPVTHVRLLFCEQMNAEALDWMSVHHSETLRSIHYVDSAYKHSNRMDYARHGFLRQDPFVMMAWRCKQLEEIVVHGYLMDPHNLVGIARLRGRQLKRLEVSMIDWSGAASLNAYNEEISTLLGQQWSPISPDKMPPSLAFDYELRDQFVYEMLRQDLSQ; this comes from the exons ATGAGTTTTAGCCAACGCCAACCAGAATGGCACACAGTTCCAGCGGTGGCACTAAATCACATATTCGACTACCTGGATGCCCCTGATCGCAAATCAGCAGCGAGTGTTTGTTATTCCTGGAGACTTTCCTTCTTTCAGAAACG CTACTTTAGAAACTTTCGCTTTCAATTGGATGTGGCCCGCGATGATCAGTTGGCCTTCTTCCATCGATCCATGGCCAATTTGGCCAGGGAATTGATTGTAGTCTTTGACTTTCAAAATGCATTTCACATCCAGAAAATGCGACGACTTCTATACAA AGTGGCACGCTGTGATAATATCCAGAAATTGCGTTTCCAAACCCACAATGTGGGCCTTGTTGCCATCGGAAATATGCACAGCGATCACTTGGTGGCCATTGAACA GTGCTTTGTGGAGCCGCTGAAGCTGTTTCTGAGCCGCAAGCGTCAGCCATGTCAGCTTCTGGACCTTGGGGCCATCGAGGCCCTCTCATACTATGGCCATGACTTCCTCAAGGCCATGGGCAAGCCACAGGAACTGCTGCAGCTGACGCTGGCCAGCATTAAGTACGATCCTAGTCACTATCCCATCCTCTCGCTGGACGCGACCCTCCTACAGAAGTGCGCCGCCCTGCAGGTGCTCTCCCTGGACTACGACACGCTCTCCGACGAACTGCTGCACACCATACAAGTGCTGCCGCTGCGGAAACTGCTCATCGCAGTGCACGGCCTGGACAGCGAGGAGCATCCCGATGTCTCGGAGACGGCATGGTCCCTTTTCTCCGACCACTTTTCGAGCATTGAGCTGGTGCTGACCCTTGTGTACGCCTACGAGGCCATTGAACTGCTGCAGCATCGCGTCCTGCGTAGAAACATGCCGGTTACCCATGTGCGACTGCTATTCTGCGAGCAGATGAACGCCGAAGCCCTGGACTGGATGTCGGTGCACCACAGCGAAACGCTGCGCAGCATCCATTATGTGGACTCGGCGTACAAGCATTCCAACCGCATGGACTACGCTCGCCACGGCTTTCTGCGCCAGGACCCCTTCGTAATGATGGCCTGGCGTTGcaagcagctggaggagatcgTGGTGCACGGCTATTTGATGGATCCGCACAATCTCGTGGGCATCGCCCGTCTTCGGGGTCGCCAGCTGAAGCGTCTAGAGGTCTCCATGATCGACTGGTCCGGCGCTGCTTCGTTGAATGCCTATAATGAG GAAATAAGCACCTTGCTGGGACAACAGTGGTCGCCCATCAGCCCCGACAAGATGCCGCCATCGCTGGCCTTCGACTACGAGTTACGCGACCAGTTCGTGTACGAAATGCTGCGCCAGGATCTCAGCCAGTAA